Proteins found in one Pseudochaenichthys georgianus chromosome 13, fPseGeo1.2, whole genome shotgun sequence genomic segment:
- the scn2b gene encoding sodium channel subunit beta-2 isoform X2, with protein MCSPVPERSAAQLLSAALLLLWLSGCSSMDVLMPQNINALNGTTVKIPCTFTSCYKMDVGKFLMNWTYQETLNDTEDMFMTFIKNKGMVPQRSYQFGDRVMFVGNLDKNDLSITLSEVQIEDEGLYNCYVRNPPDRIQGHGTIRLHVVSELPPPRDSTIAVAIGASVGGALALLILSMVVVKCLRRHRKQELISEEKMEEEGKLDAEGVAEEGTKQP; from the exons ATGTGTTCCCCGGTACCGGAGAGGTCTGCCGCGCAGCTGCTGAGCGCGGCGCTGCTGTTGCTCTGGCTCTCCG GTTGTTCAAGCATGGACGTCCTCATGCCCCAAAACATTAACGCACTGAATGGAACGACAGTGAAAATCCCCTGCACGTTCACCTCCTGCTATAAGATGGATGTTGGCAAGTTTCTCATGAACTGGACCTACCAAGAAACACTAAATGATACAGAGGACATG TTCATGACATTCATCAAGAATAAAGGAATGGTGCCTCAGCGATCGTACCAGTTTGGAGACAGGGTCATGTTTGTGGGGAACCTGGATAAGAACGACCTGTCAATCACCCTGTCAGAAGTGCAGATCGAGGATGAGGGCCTTTACAACTGCTACGTGAGAAACCCGCCCGACCGCATCCAGGGACATGGCACCATACGTCTCCATGTTGTTAGCGAAC TTCCTCCTCCCAGAGATTCCACCATCGCAGTGGCGATCGGGGCGTCAGTGGGCGGAGCTTTAGCGCTACTGATCCTCTCCATGGTGGTGGTGAAATGTCTCCGTCGACACCGGAAACAAGAACTGATTTCAGAGGAGAagatggaggaggagggaaAGCTGGATGCTGAAGGTGTTGCAGAGGAGGGAACTAA ACAACCATAG
- the scn2b gene encoding sodium channel subunit beta-2 isoform X1, which produces MCSPVPERSAAQLLSAALLLLWLSGCSSMDVLMPQNINALNGTTVKIPCTFTSCYKMDVGKFLMNWTYQETLNDTEDMFMTFIKNKGMVPQRSYQFGDRVMFVGNLDKNDLSITLSEVQIEDEGLYNCYVRNPPDRIQGHGTIRLHVVSELPPPRDSTIAVAIGASVGGALALLILSMVVVKCLRRHRKQELISEEKMEEEGKLDAEGVAEEGTKHLPEDL; this is translated from the exons ATGTGTTCCCCGGTACCGGAGAGGTCTGCCGCGCAGCTGCTGAGCGCGGCGCTGCTGTTGCTCTGGCTCTCCG GTTGTTCAAGCATGGACGTCCTCATGCCCCAAAACATTAACGCACTGAATGGAACGACAGTGAAAATCCCCTGCACGTTCACCTCCTGCTATAAGATGGATGTTGGCAAGTTTCTCATGAACTGGACCTACCAAGAAACACTAAATGATACAGAGGACATG TTCATGACATTCATCAAGAATAAAGGAATGGTGCCTCAGCGATCGTACCAGTTTGGAGACAGGGTCATGTTTGTGGGGAACCTGGATAAGAACGACCTGTCAATCACCCTGTCAGAAGTGCAGATCGAGGATGAGGGCCTTTACAACTGCTACGTGAGAAACCCGCCCGACCGCATCCAGGGACATGGCACCATACGTCTCCATGTTGTTAGCGAAC TTCCTCCTCCCAGAGATTCCACCATCGCAGTGGCGATCGGGGCGTCAGTGGGCGGAGCTTTAGCGCTACTGATCCTCTCCATGGTGGTGGTGAAATGTCTCCGTCGACACCGGAAACAAGAACTGATTTCAGAGGAGAagatggaggaggagggaaAGCTGGATGCTGAAGGTGTTGCAGAGGAGGGAACTAA ACATCTCCCTGAAGATCTATAG